In Komagataeibacter sucrofermentans DSM 15973, the genomic window TGCCGCCCGGCCGCCCGATGCCACTGGCGCCGATACCGGCCTGACCACCCGGCAGAAAAAGGGCCTGCAGGAGCTTGAAGCGATTGATGCCAAGGCCCGCCCGCCGCTGCGCGTGCTCGAGCGCATGGAGCGCGCGGCCCTGCTGGCTGAAAGTGGCAGCATGTCCGCCGCCCTAGGTCTGTGGGATGGCGTGAGCCAGGAACATGCGGTTGACCCCACCATTGCGGCACTGGCCAGCCTGCTGTGGGTGCAGCACCAGATTGATGGCGGCGACCCCGCCACCCTGCGTTCGCGGCTGGCGGTGCTTGACGGTGCGGGCCAGCCCTGGCGCGGGCAGGCCATCGAGGCCGAGGCCCTGCTTGACCTGCGAACAGGCAGGCCTGCCGATGCACGCGCCAAATTCGAGCGCCTGGCGATGGATATGACCATTGCCGATGGCGTGCGCAGCCGCGCCGAGGCCATGCTCCAGACGCTGGGGGGCGACGCTGGTGGCTAGCCCGACCCCTGATTCCCCCACGCCGACCGACAGGAAGACCATGAAATCAGCCCTGAGCCGCCGCCATGTGTTGTTGGGCGCGGGGGCGGCGCTGCTGCCTGCGCTGGCCGCATGTTCCGCCCAGCAGAAAAAAGCCCCGCTGCTGATCGGTCATCGTTCGGACGTGCTGCACACCGCCGCTGGCCTGACGGTTGACCCCGAGGAAACGCAGGCCGTGACCGTTCCCGCCCCTACGGCGCTGAACGCATGGCCGCAATCGGGCATCACCCCTGACCACGGGGGGCGCGATATCGCCTGGGCTGGCCAGATGCGCCATGAATGGACGCATGGTATCGGCGCAGGTAATTCAGAGCCGGAACTGCTGTCATACGTGGCGCTGGGTGATAGCGGGCGTGGGATCATCCAGGCAACGCCCGTGGTGCAGGATGGCCGTCTGTTCGTGGTGGATGCGCAGGGCGTGGTCCGTGCCTATCGCTGGCCCGGCATGCACAAGCTGTGGGAATACAACCCCAAGCCGCGCAAGATGATGTCGAACAATCTTGGCGGTGGCATCAGCGTGGACAAGGGCACGCTGTACATTGTCGATGGCATCGGGCAGGCGCTGGCGGTCGATGCGGCTACCGGCAAGCTGAAATGGCGCGTCAACATCCAGGCGCCGGGCCGCTCGGCACCCACCATCGCCGATGGGCGGCTGTTCCTGGGCACGATTGACGAACACCTGTACTGTCTGGATGCGGAAAACGGCAACGTGTTGTGGACCTATGCCGCAACGGCCGCCGATACCGTCATCTATGGCCAGCCCGCGCCCGCCGTGGCCGATGGCGTGGTGCTGGCGGGCTTTGGCTCGGGCGACCTCGTGGCGCTGCGTGCCGAAGGTGGCGAGGTGGTGTGGGCCGATACGCTGGGCAGCACCAACGGCCAGCAGGCGTTGATCGATTTTTCGTGCGTGCATGGCATGCCGGTCATTGCCGATGGCACGGCCTATGCCATCAGCACCGGTGCCGTTCTCGTCGCCATCGACATGCGCTCGGGCCGCAGGCTGTGGGAGCGCGGCATTTCAGGGCAGAACACACCGCTGGTGATCGGGGACTGGATTTTCCTCATCTCCATGGACCAGCAGGTGGCATGCCTCGACCGTCTTTCCGGCCATGTGCGCTGGATCACGCAGTTGCGGCAGTACGAGAATTCCGACAAGCAGAAGCGTGGCATCGTATGGAACGGCCCGATTCTGGCAGGCGGAAAGCTGGTGTTCATATCGAACTTCAAGCAGAACGGCGTTGTCATCATTGATCCCGCGCAGGGGCATATCGACTCCCTGCACGAGCTGCCAGCTGAAGTGACGACCGCGCCGATCGTGGTCGATAATACGCTGTTGCTCATGGATAATAACGGCTACCTTATAGCCTATACCTAAAAAGAAAGTTGCCGCAGTGAGTTCATCTTTTCCATCCGCGCCAGTGGATGCGCTGCCGGTTGTCGTGATCGCGGGCAGGCCAAATGTTGGCAAGTCAACCATTTTCAACCGGCTGGTTGGCCGCAGGCAGGCGCTCGTGGCCGACACGCCCGGCGTTACCCGCGACCGCAAGGAAGGCCAGGCCATCGTGCGGGGCCGTGCCATTCGCATCATCGACACGGCCGGACTGGAGGAGGCAGCACCCGATACGCTGTATGGCCGCATGCGAGCTTCATCCGAATCCGCCGTGGCCGGGGCCGATCTCGTGCTGTTCTGCATTGATGCGCGCAGCGGCATTACGCCCGCCGATCAGCATTTTGCCAACTGGCTGCGCCGTCAGGGTCGCCCGGTGCTGCTGATCGCCAACAAGGCGGAGGGGCGGCAGGGGGCCGCTGCCGCCATGGAGGCATTCTCGCTGGGGCTGGGCACGCCGCTGGCCATGTCGGCCGAACATGGCGAGGGCGTGGCCGATCTCATGAGCGAGATCGTGGACCGCCTGCCACCCACCGATCTGCCACCGGTGAAAAAAGTCACCCGCCGCTCCCGGCGCGAGGATGCGCTGGCCGAGGGCGAGGAAGAGGACGTGCGCCCGCCCGGTCCGCTGCGCCTTGCCATTGTGGGGCGCCCCAATGCGGGCAAGTCCACGCTGCTCAACCGCCTGCTGGGCGAGGAACGGATGATCACTGGCCCCGAGCCGGGGCTGACGCGCGATTCCATTGCCGTCATGCTGCATGATGATGAAGGCCCGATCCAACTCGTCGATACGGCAGGCCTGCGCCGCAAGGCCCGCATTGACGAGACGCTGGAGAAGATGTCCGTCTCCGCCTCCATCGAGGCGTTGAAAATGGCGGAGGTCGTGATCCTCGTGCTCGATGCAACGCTGGGCGTGCATGAGCAGGATCTGCAGATCGCCCGCCTGATCGAGCGTGAGGGACGGTGCTGCGTGCTCGCGCTGAACAAGTGGGATGCGGTGGAGGACAGGGCGGTGACCCGCCAGGCCATCAAGGACCGGATCGAGACTTCGCTTGCGCAGATGCGTGGCATTCCCGTCGTGTCATTCTCGGCCATGACCGGGGCAGGCATCAACCGCCTACTGCCCACCGTGCGCCGGGCGTATGAGGTCTGGAACCGCCGCGTGCCCACCGGCGCGCTCAACCGCTGGTTCGAGATGATGGTCGAGCGCCATCCGCCGCCGCTTGTTGATGGCCGCAGACTCAAGCTGCGCTACATCACGCAGGCCAAGTCGCGCCCGCCCACCTTCATCCTGTTCGGCACCCGTACCGACCAGTTGCCAGAGGACTATCAGCGCTATCTGGTCAACGGCATGCGCGAGACCTTTGACCTGCCCGGCACGCCCATAAGGCTGCTGCTGCGGGCCTCGAGCAATCCGTACGCCAAAAGCTAGGGAAACAGATAAAAGTTTTTGGTGAAGCTTTTTTCAAAAAGCTTCGAAGAATGAAGTCTTTACGAAGTAAAGGCTGCACCCAGAAACTTTTTTCTTTTCGGCAGGGGGCAGCATGACGGCGAACGGGCATTCAAAGACCCTGTTCATCAAGCCCGCCGATGCGCTGCTGGTCATCGACATGCAGGCCGATTTCATGCCCGGTGGTCCGCTGGGCGTGTCTGGAGCCGATGGCATCGTGCCGCTCATCAACCGGCTGTGTGAACTGCCCTTTGGCCTGATTGCCGCAACCCAGGACTGGCACCCGGCGGATCATGTGTCCTTTGACATGCAGGGCGGTCCGTGGCCGGAGCATTGCGTTGCGGGCACGAAAGGGGCAGCGTTCGTGCCCGATCTTGCGCAGGCCCATATTGGCGTGGTGCTGCGCAAGGGCATGCAACCCGACACCGACAGCTATTCCGCCTTTGAGGATAACGCGCGTGCCAGTCGCACCGGGCTTGAGGGTCTGCTGCGGGGCAGGGGGATCAACCGCGTGTTCGTGGTGGGGGTCGCGCTGGAGTACTGCGTGGCAGCCACCGCGCGCGATGCTGTTCGGGCAGGTTTTGCCACCGTGGTCCTGACCGATGCCTGCCGTAGCGTGGCGCACTCTGTTGCTGAGGTGCAGGCGGCGCTCGTCAGTGAGGGTATCGAGACCGCTCACGCGGTGGATGTACTGGCCCTGATGGACAGGGGCCTGACACCCCGGTAGATCGCCAGCGTGCTCGAATCCCTTCTTGCCCGGAAATCATATGTGCAGGCCATCGCTGACAAGGCGCTGGAGATGGGCAACAGCCATTACCGCCCCAGATCCAAAATATTATCGGATGCCCTGATGGAACTCGCCGTGATGGATGCCGGACCGGAATTCGAACTGGACCGGGATGCCATCCGCGCCATCATCAACCGGATCAGATCTGTCTGATAACGTCTACCCCACCACCAGCGACAGCAGCAGCGCAAAGACCAGCCCCAGCACGGCAATCAGGGTCTCGATCACCGACCAGGTCTTTATGGTCTGCCCCACCGACAGGCCAAGATATTCCTTGATCTGCCAGAACCCCGCATCATTGAGCGGCCCAAGCGCCACCGAGCCCGCGCCGGTCACGATCACCATCAGTTCAGGCGAGGCTCCATGCGTATGCACAAGGATCGGCCCCACGATGCCCGCCGCCGTGCTCATGGCCACGGTGGCCGAACCCGTGGCCACCCGCACCACGACTGCCAGCAGCCAGGCCAGCACCAGCAGCGGCACATGGGCACCCACCGCAAGGTCGGTAATGGCGGTTGAAACACCGCTATCGACCAGTTCCTGCCCAAAGCCACCGCCTGCGCCCACCAGCAGCATGATCAGTGCCGTGGGGGCCAGGCAGTCATTGGTGAATTTGAGAATCGTCTCGCGGCTGAAGCCGCGCGCGGTGCCAAAGACTTGAAAGGACAGCAACGTGGCCAGCGCCAGCGCAATATCCGTATTGCCGATGAAGTGCAGCGCATTGTTGAGCGGCGTATGGGGGCCTGCCACCACATCCGCCATTGAACCCACCAGCATCAGCACGACGGGGGAGAGAATGGTCAGGACCGTAATGCCAAAGCCGGGCATGCTCGCTGGCACTTCGTGGTTGACGAACTGCGCCTCCAGCGCGGACGGCAGCACAGGCCCGATGCGCCCGGCAATGAAGCAGGCATAGACCGGCCCGGCAAGGGCTGCGGCAGGCGTTCCGATCACGATGCCCCACAGGATCGTGCGCCCGATATCGGCATGATAGGCCGAAAGCGCAAGCAGCGTTGCCGGATGCGGCGGGATCATGGCGTGCGTGACCGAAAGGGCCGCCCCCATGGGCAGCGCCACGCGCAAGAGCGGCGTGTTGGTGCGCCGCGCCAGCGTGAACGCCAGCGGGATCAGCAGCACGAAGCCCACTTCAAAGAAAACCGGCAGCCCCACCAGCAGCCCGATCACCATCATCGCCCAGCTTACGCGCTTCTCGCCCGCAAGGCGGGTGATGGTCAGGGCAATGCGGTCAGCCCCCCCTGATTCCGCCAGCATCTTGCCCAGCATGGTGCCCAGCGCGATAACGGTGGCCACATGCCCCAGCACCCGCCCCGCACCGGCCTCGAACGAGGCGATGGCCTTTTGCGGCGGCATGCCCGCGCACAGCGCCAATGCCAGCGAGACCGCAAACAGCACGATGAACGGATTGATCCGGAAGCGTGCGATCAGCACCACGACGGATACGATGGCACAGATGGCGAGCGATAGGGCAAAAAAGGATGACATCATGATTTCTGTAACGGATTCATACCCCATACAGGCCGGGGCGGGGAAGGAAAGTCAATGTTTGAAGCGCTTTTTGCGCAATATATGAACAAAAAACAATTCATTTAAGATCTGATATTACAGGCGTGATCAGCCTGCCCCCTCTCGGTTGGTTGCCCGCATGCTGCTATCGTGGCCTTTTGCACAAGCGACAGGAGCGTCAGCATGATCATCCATTCAGACGAGACGGCAGATATCCCAACGCCTTCAGGTATGATGCGGATGCATGTTTTCCGCCCCGCCATTGCAGGGCGCTTTCCCGGAATCGTGCTGTTTTCCGAAATCTATCAGGTTACGGCCCCCATCCGCAGGCTGGCCGCCATGATGGCGGGGCAGGGTTACGTCGTGGCCGTGCCCGAAGTCTATCATGAATATGAACCGGCGGGCACCGTGCTGGCCTATGACAAACCGGGTACGGATCGCGGCAATTTCCTCAAATTCGAAAAGCCGGTCGCAGGCTACGATCATGATGCCCGCGCGGCGCTGGACTGGCTGGCCGCCAGCCCGCACTGCACCGAAAGCCTGGCCACCATGGGCGTGTGCCTTGGCGGTCA contains:
- a CDS encoding PQQ-like beta-propeller repeat protein, which translates into the protein MKSALSRRHVLLGAGAALLPALAACSAQQKKAPLLIGHRSDVLHTAAGLTVDPEETQAVTVPAPTALNAWPQSGITPDHGGRDIAWAGQMRHEWTHGIGAGNSEPELLSYVALGDSGRGIIQATPVVQDGRLFVVDAQGVVRAYRWPGMHKLWEYNPKPRKMMSNNLGGGISVDKGTLYIVDGIGQALAVDAATGKLKWRVNIQAPGRSAPTIADGRLFLGTIDEHLYCLDAENGNVLWTYAATAADTVIYGQPAPAVADGVVLAGFGSGDLVALRAEGGEVVWADTLGSTNGQQALIDFSCVHGMPVIADGTAYAISTGAVLVAIDMRSGRRLWERGISGQNTPLVIGDWIFLISMDQQVACLDRLSGHVRWITQLRQYENSDKQKRGIVWNGPILAGGKLVFISNFKQNGVVIIDPAQGHIDSLHELPAEVTTAPIVVDNTLLLMDNNGYLIAYT
- the der gene encoding ribosome biogenesis GTPase Der, which translates into the protein MSSSFPSAPVDALPVVVIAGRPNVGKSTIFNRLVGRRQALVADTPGVTRDRKEGQAIVRGRAIRIIDTAGLEEAAPDTLYGRMRASSESAVAGADLVLFCIDARSGITPADQHFANWLRRQGRPVLLIANKAEGRQGAAAAMEAFSLGLGTPLAMSAEHGEGVADLMSEIVDRLPPTDLPPVKKVTRRSRREDALAEGEEEDVRPPGPLRLAIVGRPNAGKSTLLNRLLGEERMITGPEPGLTRDSIAVMLHDDEGPIQLVDTAGLRRKARIDETLEKMSVSASIEALKMAEVVILVLDATLGVHEQDLQIARLIEREGRCCVLALNKWDAVEDRAVTRQAIKDRIETSLAQMRGIPVVSFSAMTGAGINRLLPTVRRAYEVWNRRVPTGALNRWFEMMVERHPPPLVDGRRLKLRYITQAKSRPPTFILFGTRTDQLPEDYQRYLVNGMRETFDLPGTPIRLLLRASSNPYAKS
- a CDS encoding nicotinamidase gives rise to the protein MTANGHSKTLFIKPADALLVIDMQADFMPGGPLGVSGADGIVPLINRLCELPFGLIAATQDWHPADHVSFDMQGGPWPEHCVAGTKGAAFVPDLAQAHIGVVLRKGMQPDTDSYSAFEDNARASRTGLEGLLRGRGINRVFVVGVALEYCVAATARDAVRAGFATVVLTDACRSVAHSVAEVQAALVSEGIETAHAVDVLALMDRGLTPR
- a CDS encoding gluconate:H+ symporter, which encodes MSSFFALSLAICAIVSVVVLIARFRINPFIVLFAVSLALALCAGMPPQKAIASFEAGAGRVLGHVATVIALGTMLGKMLAESGGADRIALTITRLAGEKRVSWAMMVIGLLVGLPVFFEVGFVLLIPLAFTLARRTNTPLLRVALPMGAALSVTHAMIPPHPATLLALSAYHADIGRTILWGIVIGTPAAALAGPVYACFIAGRIGPVLPSALEAQFVNHEVPASMPGFGITVLTILSPVVLMLVGSMADVVAGPHTPLNNALHFIGNTDIALALATLLSFQVFGTARGFSRETILKFTNDCLAPTALIMLLVGAGGGFGQELVDSGVSTAITDLAVGAHVPLLVLAWLLAVVVRVATGSATVAMSTAAGIVGPILVHTHGASPELMVIVTGAGSVALGPLNDAGFWQIKEYLGLSVGQTIKTWSVIETLIAVLGLVFALLLSLVVG
- a CDS encoding dienelactone hydrolase family protein, encoding MIIHSDETADIPTPSGMMRMHVFRPAIAGRFPGIVLFSEIYQVTAPIRRLAAMMAGQGYVVAVPEVYHEYEPAGTVLAYDKPGTDRGNFLKFEKPVAGYDHDARAALDWLAASPHCTESLATMGVCLGGHLAFRAALDPRVRATVCFYATDIHSATLGQGKCDDTLARVGEMRGEALMVWGRQDPHVPFEGRQMIRAAMEKAGTCYEWHEFNAQHAFLRDEGHRFDAALFLQCMGMARDFLARALHVSA